In Halobaculum magnesiiphilum, the following proteins share a genomic window:
- a CDS encoding MBL fold metallo-hydrolase — translation MRVTFLGTGSAMPVADRVQTGLLVESAPGDRRPLLVDCGAGIVHRLSQTDPGYEAVSTVLLTHHHLDHVSDLLALLKARWLAGEERLHVVGPPGTKALLDDLLSVGAYEYLDGRADLSVREVHPGAEFSLAGLDIEAFETRHSKQCLAYRFADRGGEADTADDGGDAEATDDDPTDGDTDPDAAEDTTDDAAGGDFVFSGDSEAFAGLANFAEGARVLAHDCSFPDEVDVDNHPTPTQLGEALAGRDIDRVYLTHLYPHTEGRHEEMLESIGRHFDGDVRVARDGLRFEL, via the coding sequence ATGCGCGTCACGTTCCTCGGGACCGGCTCGGCGATGCCCGTCGCCGACCGCGTCCAGACCGGCCTGCTCGTGGAGTCCGCGCCGGGCGACCGACGCCCGCTGCTGGTCGACTGCGGCGCCGGGATCGTCCACCGGCTCTCCCAGACCGACCCCGGCTACGAGGCCGTCTCGACGGTCCTGTTGACGCATCACCACCTCGACCACGTCTCCGACCTCCTCGCGCTGCTGAAGGCGCGCTGGCTCGCCGGCGAGGAGCGCCTCCACGTCGTCGGCCCGCCCGGCACGAAGGCGCTGCTCGACGACCTGCTGTCGGTCGGCGCCTACGAGTACCTCGACGGCCGCGCGGACCTGAGCGTCCGCGAGGTCCACCCCGGCGCCGAGTTCTCGCTGGCCGGCCTGGACATCGAGGCGTTCGAGACCCGCCACTCCAAGCAGTGTCTCGCCTACCGGTTCGCGGATCGGGGCGGCGAAGCGGACACCGCTGACGACGGGGGCGACGCCGAGGCGACGGACGACGACCCGACGGACGGCGACACGGACCCGGATGCGGCGGAAGATACGACCGACGACGCCGCCGGCGGCGACTTCGTCTTCTCGGGCGACTCCGAGGCGTTCGCGGGGCTCGCGAACTTCGCCGAGGGGGCGCGCGTGCTCGCGCACGACTGCTCGTTCCCCGACGAGGTCGACGTGGACAACCACCCGACGCCGACGCAGTTGGGCGAGGCGCTCGCCGGCCGCGACATCGACCGCGTCTACCTCACGCACCTGTACCCCCACACCGAGGGTCGCCACGAGGAGATGCTCGAATCGATCGGCCGCCACTTCGACGGCGACGTGCGGGTCGCACGCGACGGGCTCAGGTTCGAGCTGTGA
- a CDS encoding DMT family transporter has protein sequence MNRDALGFLTLAALWGTAFVATKAALAEFPPVLLAALRFDIAAAVLVAVAVASGGRFRPTGWGDLAPILAGGTFSIGLHHALLFTGQQYVPSAVAATLLGLIPVLTPVAARAVRPDERIDAVGAVGLLVGFAGLLLIADPDAGRLAVEAVLARGDGLLVGGAGTGLGAVLVGGSAANLGALFVFGSAVAWVAGAVTTREDDATLGPLALQAWMAVVGAVLLHVAAAVVGQSPAALDPSTTGLAWLAYLAVVPGAGGFLLYFRLLDRLGPIRAGLLEYAIPPFAALFGFLVLGETLAANTAWGFGCIFAAFVLVQRAPIRGALRRQFG, from the coding sequence GTGAACCGCGACGCGCTCGGGTTCCTCACGCTCGCGGCGCTGTGGGGCACGGCGTTCGTCGCGACGAAGGCTGCGCTCGCGGAGTTCCCGCCCGTATTGCTCGCGGCGCTACGCTTCGACATCGCCGCCGCGGTCCTCGTCGCCGTCGCGGTCGCCTCGGGCGGGCGGTTCAGGCCGACGGGGTGGGGAGACCTCGCGCCGATCCTCGCCGGAGGGACGTTCAGCATCGGCCTCCACCACGCGCTGTTGTTCACCGGACAGCAGTACGTCCCCAGCGCCGTCGCGGCGACGCTGCTCGGGCTGATCCCCGTGCTCACGCCCGTCGCCGCCCGCGCGGTCCGGCCGGACGAGCGGATCGACGCCGTCGGCGCCGTCGGCCTGCTCGTCGGCTTCGCCGGGCTCCTCCTGATCGCCGACCCCGACGCCGGTCGACTCGCGGTCGAGGCGGTGCTCGCACGCGGCGACGGCCTGCTCGTGGGCGGAGCAGGTACGGGGCTGGGGGCGGTCCTCGTCGGCGGATCGGCCGCGAACCTCGGCGCGCTGTTCGTGTTCGGGTCGGCCGTCGCGTGGGTCGCGGGCGCGGTGACGACCCGCGAGGACGACGCGACGCTGGGGCCGCTCGCGTTGCAGGCGTGGATGGCCGTCGTCGGCGCGGTGTTGCTCCACGTCGCCGCCGCGGTCGTCGGCCAGTCGCCCGCCGCGCTCGACCCGTCGACGACCGGGCTGGCGTGGCTCGCGTACCTCGCGGTCGTCCCCGGCGCCGGCGGGTTCCTGTTGTACTTCCGACTGCTCGACCGGCTCGGCCCGATCCGGGCGGGGCTGTTGGAGTACGCCATCCCGCCCTTCGCCGCGCTGTTCGGGTTCCTCGTGCTCGGCGAGACGCTCGCGGCCAACACCGCATGGGGGTTCGGCTGCATCTTCGCCGCGTTCGTCCTGGTCCAGCGCGCGCCGATCCGGGGGGCGCTCCGGCGACAGTTCGGGTGA
- a CDS encoding ATP-binding protein: MYGTPADRALAVLAVGADASRVGPSSALERALPESSSVATVDSIAATLDRDLDAIDCIVTAFTLADGTAVDLHRRLSTLTAPPPVVLVVDASDGSVPAGAVSTPFADVFAADRDEDERTDRDRSDPARLAAAVTSVVPGDDGPTVADGLPRDRRSLDALKATLFDRLFTEIPLHSYVKDGEARHVMVSEAPVDRRIHRFGEEYLGRRDIDGVVPESDAREPYEDDLRVIETGTPIVNKEEHYASADRWFRTSKVPWTDGDGEVAGLIGISQEITARKDRERQLEITHHVVRHTLRNKLNVILGRCDRIRRGGRVTNNVERIAEAAAALTDTVDNQQTILGMMLGDPDPTPTDLTCLVRHRIEAARTRRPDAEIDAALDDGVVGLATESVDRAVDQLLGNAFDHADGTPEVTVTLEDGDDEARLCVRDGAPEIPAFEVEVLTGRRSIDHLNHTAGLGLWIVQWAMKHSGGEVSFDRTDDGGNEVTLTFPYPEAERDAVADDGTPEKVGSDGADGA; encoded by the coding sequence ATGTACGGGACGCCCGCCGATCGCGCGCTCGCGGTCCTCGCGGTCGGAGCGGACGCGAGCCGGGTGGGTCCGTCGTCAGCTCTCGAACGTGCCCTCCCCGAGTCGTCGTCCGTCGCGACCGTCGACTCGATCGCCGCCACCCTCGATCGCGACCTCGACGCGATCGATTGCATCGTCACCGCGTTCACGCTCGCCGACGGCACCGCGGTCGACCTCCATCGGCGGCTGTCCACGCTGACGGCCCCGCCGCCCGTCGTGCTCGTCGTCGACGCGAGCGACGGATCGGTGCCCGCGGGCGCCGTCTCGACGCCGTTCGCGGATGTCTTCGCCGCCGACCGTGACGAGGACGAACGCACCGACCGAGATCGGTCCGATCCCGCCCGCCTCGCGGCGGCAGTCACGTCCGTCGTCCCCGGCGACGACGGCCCGACGGTCGCCGACGGGCTTCCCCGGGACAGGCGCTCGCTCGACGCCCTGAAGGCGACCCTGTTCGACCGACTCTTCACCGAGATCCCGCTGCACTCGTACGTCAAGGACGGGGAGGCGCGACACGTGATGGTGAGCGAGGCGCCCGTCGACAGGCGGATCCACCGGTTCGGCGAGGAGTACCTCGGCCGACGCGACATCGACGGCGTCGTTCCGGAGTCGGACGCGCGCGAGCCGTACGAGGACGACCTGCGCGTGATCGAGACCGGAACGCCGATCGTGAACAAGGAGGAGCACTACGCGTCGGCCGACCGGTGGTTCCGGACCTCGAAGGTGCCGTGGACCGACGGCGACGGCGAGGTCGCCGGCCTGATCGGCATCTCCCAGGAGATAACCGCCCGAAAGGACCGCGAGCGCCAACTGGAGATCACCCACCACGTCGTCCGGCACACGCTCCGGAACAAGCTGAACGTGATCCTGGGTCGGTGCGACCGCATCCGTCGGGGCGGCCGCGTCACGAACAACGTCGAGCGGATCGCCGAGGCCGCCGCGGCGCTGACCGACACCGTCGACAACCAGCAGACGATCCTCGGGATGATGCTCGGGGACCCGGACCCGACGCCGACGGACCTCACGTGCCTCGTTCGCCACCGGATCGAGGCGGCCCGGACCCGTCGACCGGACGCCGAGATCGACGCCGCCCTCGACGACGGCGTCGTCGGGCTCGCTACCGAGAGCGTCGACCGCGCGGTCGACCAGCTCCTCGGCAACGCGTTCGACCACGCCGACGGCACCCCGGAGGTGACGGTCACGCTCGAGGACGGGGACGACGAGGCGCGGCTGTGCGTCCGCGACGGGGCGCCGGAGATCCCGGCGTTCGAGGTCGAGGTGCTGACCGGTCGCCGGTCGATCGACCACCTCAACCACACCGCCGGCCTGGGGCTGTGGATCGTTCAGTGGGCGATGAAACACTCGGGCGGGGAGGTCTCGTTCGACCGGACCGACGACGGCGGCAACGAGGTCACGCTGACGTTCCCGTATCCCGAGGCCGAGCGTGACGCCGTCGCGGACGACGGAACCCCCGAAAAAGTCGGGTCGGACGGCGCGGACGGCGCCTGA
- a CDS encoding isopentenyl phosphate kinase gives MVTIVKLGGSVITEKDRPETLDGEALAALAEAIAAALDDGAVEDLVVVHGGGSFGHHHAAEHGVSASEGIRDVGGIMAVHGAMKTLNQFVLSRLDSENVPAVPVHPFSAAARDADGDLTLMTEQVATMVDEGFVPVLHGDGVVHAGEGVTVLSGDELVTELASALDADRVGLCSTVPGVLDGDDEVIPHIDDFDEVADALGASDSTDVTGGMAAKVRELLALGSPAYVFGPDAVGTFLAGGDAGTRIG, from the coding sequence ATGGTCACAATCGTAAAGCTCGGCGGGTCGGTCATCACCGAGAAGGACCGGCCGGAGACGCTCGACGGCGAGGCGCTCGCTGCGCTGGCGGAGGCGATCGCGGCCGCCCTCGACGACGGTGCCGTCGAGGACCTCGTGGTCGTCCACGGCGGCGGCTCATTCGGCCACCACCACGCCGCCGAACACGGCGTGAGCGCGAGCGAGGGCATCCGCGACGTTGGCGGCATCATGGCCGTCCACGGCGCGATGAAGACGCTGAACCAGTTCGTCCTCTCGCGGCTGGATAGCGAAAACGTGCCCGCGGTCCCGGTGCACCCGTTCTCGGCGGCCGCCCGCGACGCGGACGGCGACCTCACGCTGATGACCGAGCAGGTCGCGACGATGGTCGACGAGGGGTTCGTGCCGGTGCTCCACGGCGACGGCGTCGTCCACGCCGGCGAGGGCGTCACCGTCCTCTCGGGCGACGAACTCGTCACGGAACTGGCGAGCGCGCTCGACGCGGACCGCGTGGGGCTCTGCTCGACGGTTCCGGGCGTTCTCGACGGCGACGACGAGGTGATCCCCCACATCGACGACTTCGACGAGGTCGCCGACGCGCTCGGGGCCAGCGATTCGACTGACGTGACCGGGGGGATGGCCGCGAAGGTGCGGGAGCTGCTCGCGCTCGGCTCGCCGGCGTACGTGTTCGGTCCCGACGCCGTCGGGACGTTCCTCGCGGGCGGGGACGCCGGGACGCGGATCGGGTGA
- the mvk gene encoding mevalonate kinase, producing the protein MTTCSAPGKVYLFGEHAVVYGEPAVPCAVERRARVTVEPREDGRVRVDAADLSLDGFTVTWGGSIDDRPDIDAPAPLVEAAMEYIEAAVRQAREAADRPDAGFDITVESAIPLGAGLGSSAAVVVAGIDAATRALGTELDPEEVARRAYEAEYEVQEGQASRADTFCSAMGGAVRVEGDDTRTIDAPPLPFVVGYDGGAGDTGELVAGVRALREEHAFAADTVETVGDLTREGERLLSDADPEREPGDDLLADLGELMNFNHGLLEALGVSARSLDAMVWAARDAGAAGAKLTGAGGGGCIVALDPTDETQHALGYTAECEQSFRAELATEGVRVEAA; encoded by the coding sequence ATGACAACCTGCAGCGCGCCGGGGAAGGTGTACCTCTTCGGCGAGCACGCGGTCGTGTACGGCGAGCCCGCGGTGCCGTGTGCGGTCGAGCGCCGCGCGCGGGTGACCGTCGAGCCGCGCGAGGACGGCCGCGTCCGCGTCGACGCGGCGGACCTCTCGCTGGACGGCTTCACCGTCACCTGGGGCGGGAGCATCGACGACCGACCCGACATCGACGCCCCGGCGCCGCTGGTCGAGGCGGCGATGGAGTACATCGAGGCGGCGGTCCGACAGGCGCGCGAGGCCGCGGACCGTCCCGACGCCGGCTTCGACATCACCGTCGAGTCGGCGATCCCGTTGGGCGCGGGACTGGGGTCCTCGGCGGCCGTCGTCGTCGCCGGCATCGACGCGGCGACGCGCGCCCTCGGGACCGAACTCGACCCCGAGGAGGTCGCCCGGCGCGCCTACGAGGCGGAGTACGAGGTGCAGGAGGGCCAGGCCTCCCGCGCGGACACGTTCTGTTCCGCCATGGGCGGGGCCGTCCGCGTCGAGGGGGACGACACGCGGACGATCGACGCCCCGCCGCTGCCGTTCGTCGTCGGCTACGACGGCGGCGCCGGCGACACCGGCGAACTCGTCGCGGGGGTTCGCGCGCTTCGGGAGGAGCACGCGTTCGCCGCCGACACCGTCGAGACGGTCGGCGACCTCACCCGGGAGGGCGAGCGGCTCCTGTCGGATGCCGACCCCGAACGCGAGCCCGGCGACGACCTGCTCGCCGATCTGGGCGAGCTGATGAACTTCAACCACGGGCTGCTGGAGGCGCTCGGCGTCTCGGCCCGCTCGCTGGACGCGATGGTGTGGGCCGCCCGGGACGCGGGCGCCGCCGGCGCGAAGCTCACCGGCGCGGGCGGCGGCGGCTGCATCGTCGCGCTCGATCCGACCGACGAGACGCAGCACGCGCTCGGCTACACCGCCGAGTGCGAGCAGTCGTTCCGCGCCGAGTTGGCGACCGAGGGCGTCCGCGTGGAGGCGGCGTAG
- the rpsB gene encoding 30S ribosomal protein S2 codes for MSESENDADTEEAPDAEEEVAETAAAEESPDETDAQPEETEGAEGAADEEADAGPRFDEDVMPDDEADLLIPVEDYLSAGVHIGTQQKTKDMERFIHRVRDDGLYVLDVSKTDGRIRTAASFLANYDPEQVLVTSSRQYGRFPAEKFADAIGARARTGRFIPGTLTNPQYAGYIEPDVVVVTDPIGDAQAVKEAITVGIPVIAMCDSNNQVSNVDLVIPTNNKGRRALSVVYWLLANETLDNRGAEPGYALEDFEAEL; via the coding sequence ATGAGCGAATCCGAGAACGACGCAGACACCGAAGAGGCGCCCGACGCCGAGGAGGAGGTCGCAGAGACCGCCGCGGCCGAGGAGTCGCCCGACGAGACAGACGCACAGCCCGAGGAGACCGAGGGGGCCGAGGGGGCCGCCGACGAGGAGGCGGACGCCGGTCCGCGCTTCGACGAGGACGTCATGCCCGACGACGAGGCCGACCTCCTCATCCCCGTCGAGGACTACCTCTCCGCCGGCGTCCACATCGGGACCCAGCAGAAGACCAAGGACATGGAGCGGTTCATCCACCGCGTCCGCGACGACGGCCTGTACGTGCTCGACGTGAGCAAGACGGACGGCCGCATCCGCACCGCGGCCTCGTTCCTGGCGAACTACGACCCCGAGCAGGTGCTCGTCACCTCCTCGCGCCAGTACGGTCGCTTCCCGGCAGAGAAGTTCGCCGACGCGATCGGCGCGCGCGCCCGCACCGGGCGCTTCATTCCGGGGACGCTGACGAACCCCCAGTACGCCGGCTACATCGAGCCGGACGTGGTGGTCGTCACCGACCCCATCGGCGACGCGCAGGCGGTCAAGGAGGCTATCACGGTCGGCATCCCCGTCATCGCGATGTGCGACTCGAACAACCAGGTCTCCAACGTCGACCTCGTCATCCCGACGAACAACAAGGGTCGCCGCGCCCTGTCGGTCGTCTACTGGCTGCTCGCCAACGAGACGCTCGACAACCGCGGCGCCGAGCCCGGCTACGCCCTCGAGGACTTCGAGGCCGAGCTGTAA
- the eno gene encoding phosphopyruvate hydratase — protein sequence MTLIESVSLRRVLDSRGNPTVEADVLTQSGGFGRAAAPSGASTGEYEAIELPPKEAIARAREHAVPRLVGSVHAGNQRDVDAALHGADGTEDFSEIGANSAVAISMAASKAGADVLGAPLFQHLGGTFRDADRSFPIPLGNVVGGGEHAADATHIQEFLSAPVGAPSVAEAVFANADVHAAVADILDDRGVAAAKGDEGAWAPAVSDAEAFEIVDEATSRVEDALGFEIRFGLDVAASELYDADAGVYRYGDTERTSAEQVDYMAELVDEYDLAYVEDPLDEDDYDGFAELTEKVGDRTLICGDDLFVTNVERLSRGIDEGAANSILIKPNQIGTLSDAFDAVELAQRNGLDAVVSHRSGETEDTTIAHLAVATGASFIKTGTVGGERTAKLNELIRIAEEAV from the coding sequence GTGACGCTGATCGAGTCGGTGTCGCTGCGGCGCGTGCTCGACTCGCGGGGCAACCCGACCGTCGAGGCGGACGTGCTCACCCAGTCGGGCGGCTTCGGCCGCGCGGCGGCGCCCTCCGGGGCGTCGACGGGCGAGTACGAGGCGATCGAGCTCCCGCCCAAGGAGGCGATCGCTAGGGCCCGCGAGCACGCGGTCCCGCGGCTCGTCGGCTCGGTCCACGCGGGCAACCAGCGCGACGTGGACGCGGCGCTGCACGGCGCCGACGGCACCGAGGACTTCTCGGAGATCGGCGCGAACAGCGCCGTCGCGATCAGCATGGCGGCGTCGAAGGCCGGCGCCGACGTGCTGGGCGCGCCGCTGTTCCAGCACCTCGGCGGCACCTTCCGGGACGCGGACCGGTCGTTCCCGATCCCGCTGGGGAACGTCGTGGGTGGCGGCGAGCACGCCGCCGACGCGACGCACATCCAGGAGTTCCTCTCGGCGCCCGTGGGCGCCCCCTCCGTCGCGGAGGCGGTGTTCGCCAACGCGGACGTTCACGCTGCGGTCGCCGACATCCTCGACGACCGCGGCGTCGCCGCCGCGAAGGGCGACGAGGGCGCGTGGGCGCCGGCGGTCTCCGACGCCGAGGCGTTCGAGATCGTCGACGAGGCGACCTCCCGCGTGGAGGACGCGCTCGGCTTCGAGATCAGATTCGGCCTCGACGTGGCCGCCTCCGAGCTGTACGACGCCGACGCCGGCGTCTACCGCTACGGCGACACGGAGCGGACCTCGGCCGAGCAGGTCGACTACATGGCCGAGCTGGTCGACGAGTACGACCTCGCGTACGTCGAGGACCCCCTCGACGAGGACGACTACGACGGGTTCGCCGAGCTCACGGAGAAGGTCGGCGACCGCACGCTGATCTGCGGCGACGACCTGTTCGTGACGAACGTCGAGCGCCTCTCGCGGGGGATCGACGAGGGCGCGGCCAACAGCATCCTGATCAAGCCGAACCAGATCGGGACGCTGTCGGACGCGTTCGACGCCGTCGAGCTGGCCCAGCGCAACGGGCTGGACGCGGTCGTCTCCCACCGCTCGGGCGAGACCGAGGACACGACCATCGCACACCTCGCCGTCGCGACCGGCGCCTCGTTCATCAAGACGGGGACGGTCGGCGGCGAGCGCACCGCAAAGCTGAACGAACTCATCCGCATCGCGGAGGAGGCAGTATGA
- a CDS encoding DNA-directed RNA polymerase subunit K, whose amino-acid sequence MSGNLEYNRYEKARILGARSLQLAYGAPALIDSDQSEPILIAAEEYDAGVLPFTVRREGK is encoded by the coding sequence ATGAGCGGGAACCTCGAATACAACCGGTACGAGAAGGCCCGCATCCTGGGCGCACGGTCGCTCCAGCTGGCGTACGGCGCGCCGGCGCTGATCGACAGCGACCAGTCCGAGCCGATCCTCATCGCGGCCGAGGAGTACGACGCCGGCGTGTTGCCGTTCACGGTCCGGCGGGAGGGGAAGTGA
- a CDS encoding DNA-directed RNA polymerase subunit N — MMIPVRCFTCGNVIGEHWEEFKARAKEGDEDPAAVLDELGVDRHCCRRMMVSHTDLVDVVSPYQ, encoded by the coding sequence ATGATGATCCCTGTCCGGTGTTTCACGTGCGGCAACGTCATCGGTGAACACTGGGAGGAGTTCAAGGCCCGCGCCAAGGAGGGCGACGAGGACCCCGCGGCGGTCCTCGACGAGCTCGGCGTGGACCGCCACTGCTGCCGGCGGATGATGGTGAGTCACACAGACCTAGTTGACGTCGTCTCCCCCTACCAATGA
- a CDS encoding 30S ribosomal protein S9, whose product MVTNTSGKKKTAVARATVTDGEGRVRIDSQPVELVEPEMARLKMLEPFRVAGEDLRSEVDVEVSVNGGGFAGQADAVRTAIARGLVQHRNDAELRDAFMEFDRSLLVNDSRQSEPKKWGGPGARARYQKSYR is encoded by the coding sequence ATGGTAACGAACACGTCCGGTAAGAAGAAGACCGCCGTCGCCCGCGCCACCGTCACGGACGGCGAGGGGCGAGTGCGTATCGACTCCCAGCCCGTCGAGCTGGTCGAACCCGAGATGGCCCGGCTGAAGATGCTGGAGCCGTTCCGCGTCGCCGGCGAGGACCTCCGCTCGGAGGTCGACGTCGAGGTGTCGGTCAACGGCGGCGGCTTCGCCGGCCAGGCGGACGCGGTCCGCACGGCCATCGCGCGCGGCCTCGTGCAGCACCGCAACGACGCGGAGCTGCGCGACGCGTTCATGGAGTTCGACCGCTCCCTGCTGGTGAACGACTCCCGGCAGAGCGAACCGAAGAAGTGGGGCGGGCCCGGCGCGCGCGCCCGCTACCAGAAGTCGTACCGCTGA
- a CDS encoding 50S ribosomal protein L13 — MSLAEFEADVVVDGRDAIMGRVASQVAQKALDGERVAIVNAERAVITGNTEATLEKYRTRANLGSDSGPYYPKRPDRIFKRSVRGMLPYKTTKGREAFENVRVYVGNPFDSETTSPDEDAPEPEVLDGTSLDRLSNIKFTTLGAIAEDLGANVTW; from the coding sequence ATGAGTCTCGCAGAGTTCGAGGCCGACGTGGTCGTCGACGGACGCGACGCCATCATGGGTCGCGTCGCGTCGCAGGTCGCACAGAAGGCGCTCGACGGCGAGCGCGTCGCGATCGTCAACGCCGAGCGCGCGGTCATCACGGGCAACACCGAGGCGACGCTCGAGAAGTACCGCACCCGCGCGAACCTCGGCTCCGACTCGGGGCCGTACTACCCGAAGCGGCCCGACCGCATCTTCAAGCGGTCGGTCCGCGGCATGCTGCCGTACAAGACCACGAAGGGTCGCGAGGCGTTCGAGAACGTCCGCGTGTACGTCGGCAACCCGTTCGACTCCGAGACGACCTCGCCCGACGAGGACGCCCCGGAGCCGGAGGTGCTCGACGGCACCTCCCTCGATCGCCTGTCGAACATCAAGTTCACCACCCTCGGCGCGATCGCCGAGGACCTGGGGGCTAACGTCACATGGTAA
- a CDS encoding 50S ribosomal protein L18e, with product MSSSKTNPRLQNLIAELKSVARSSDASVWQDVADRLEKPRRTHAEVNLGRIERYANEDETVVVPGKVLGSGVLRKDVTVAAVDFSGTAETKIDQAGEAVRLEEALSNNPEGTDVRVIR from the coding sequence ATGAGTAGTAGCAAGACTAATCCGAGACTTCAGAACCTCATCGCCGAACTGAAGTCGGTCGCGCGCTCGTCCGATGCCAGCGTCTGGCAGGACGTCGCCGACCGGCTCGAAAAGCCGCGGCGCACGCACGCGGAGGTCAACCTCGGCCGCATCGAGCGGTACGCGAACGAGGACGAGACCGTCGTCGTGCCGGGCAAGGTGCTCGGCTCGGGCGTGCTCCGTAAGGACGTTACCGTCGCCGCCGTCGACTTCTCCGGCACCGCCGAGACGAAGATCGACCAGGCCGGCGAGGCCGTCCGGCTGGAGGAAGCGCTGTCGAACAACCCCGAAGGAACCGACGTCCGGGTGATCCGATGA
- a CDS encoding DNA-directed RNA polymerase subunit D: MADDFDVEVVSRDDRSARLLVRGLTPAVANGLRRTILSEVPTFSIDTVRFVENSSVMFDEMVGLRLGLVPLTTPLDDYEVGDTVTLALDVEGPATAYSGDIETSDDLVQPADENVPIIELKEGQRLEFEADAVLDSGKEHAKHQGGVAVGYRHLQRVTVVGDADEFDEEEPNILRGVIETEDGELVHTEEFGSDLTNRYPGKELDIEDVPGAFVFHIETDGSMSVDELTLRAVRSLRDRADELADKVAV, from the coding sequence ATGGCGGACGACTTCGACGTCGAGGTAGTTAGCCGAGACGACCGATCCGCGCGGCTGCTCGTCCGCGGGCTCACCCCCGCGGTAGCGAACGGTCTGCGCCGGACGATCCTCTCGGAAGTCCCGACGTTCTCGATCGACACCGTCCGGTTCGTCGAGAACTCGTCGGTGATGTTCGACGAGATGGTCGGGCTCCGCCTGGGGCTCGTCCCGCTGACGACGCCGCTCGACGACTACGAGGTCGGCGACACCGTCACCCTCGCGCTCGACGTCGAGGGGCCGGCGACGGCGTACTCGGGCGACATCGAGACGTCCGACGACCTCGTCCAGCCCGCCGACGAGAACGTCCCCATCATCGAGCTGAAGGAGGGACAGCGCCTGGAGTTCGAGGCCGACGCGGTGCTCGACTCCGGCAAGGAACACGCGAAACACCAGGGCGGCGTGGCCGTCGGCTACCGCCACCTGCAGCGCGTGACCGTCGTCGGCGACGCCGACGAGTTCGACGAGGAGGAGCCGAACATCCTCCGCGGCGTCATCGAGACCGAGGACGGCGAGCTCGTCCACACCGAGGAGTTCGGGTCCGACCTCACCAACCGATACCCCGGCAAGGAGCTGGATATCGAGGACGTTCCCGGCGCGTTCGTCTTCCACATCGAGACGGACGGGTCGATGTCCGTCGATGAACTCACTCTCCGTGCGGTCCGGTCGCTTCGCGACCGCGCGGACGAACTCGCAGACAAGGTCGCAGTCTAA
- a CDS encoding 30S ribosomal protein S11 yields MSESETTESRWAIANVFASFNNTLITVTDITGAETLIKSSGGAVVKQNRDEASPYAAMQMAEGVAEQLKAQGIEGVHVRIRGPGGNAQKSPGPGAQPTIRALARAGIEIGRIEDVTPIPHDGTRAPKKNRL; encoded by the coding sequence ATGAGCGAATCAGAGACCACCGAGAGTCGCTGGGCGATCGCGAACGTGTTCGCGTCGTTCAACAACACCCTCATCACGGTGACCGACATCACCGGGGCCGAGACGCTGATCAAGTCCTCGGGCGGCGCCGTGGTGAAGCAGAACCGAGACGAGGCGTCGCCGTACGCGGCCATGCAGATGGCCGAGGGCGTCGCCGAGCAGCTCAAGGCGCAGGGTATCGAGGGCGTCCACGTCCGCATCCGCGGTCCCGGCGGCAACGCCCAGAAGTCCCCCGGGCCGGGCGCGCAGCCGACCATCCGCGCGCTCGCCCGCGCCGGGATCGAGATCGGTCGCATCGAGGACGTGACCCCGATCCCGCACGACGGCACTCGTGCGCCCAAGAAGAACCGCCTGTAA
- a CDS encoding 30S ribosomal protein S4, producing MSTGTSTKRYETPNHPYQGERIDEESDLLSRYGLKNKEELWRAQSELRRYRREARSLIGESQGDVEAANEAGADFVARLQRLGILDDTDAITDVLSLDVTDVLERRLQTVAYRNGVGNSTKQARQFILHGHVVVGDARVTRPSYKVETAEEDLVDFDEISPLADELHPERAEGQ from the coding sequence ATGAGTACCGGAACCTCCACCAAGCGCTACGAGACGCCGAACCACCCGTACCAGGGCGAGCGTATCGACGAGGAGTCGGACCTGCTCTCCCGCTACGGCCTGAAGAACAAGGAGGAGCTGTGGCGTGCGCAGTCGGAACTGCGTCGCTACCGCCGCGAGGCGCGGAGCCTCATCGGCGAGTCGCAGGGCGACGTCGAGGCGGCCAACGAGGCCGGCGCCGACTTCGTCGCGCGACTGCAGCGCCTCGGGATCCTCGACGACACGGACGCCATCACGGACGTCCTGTCGCTCGACGTGACCGACGTGCTCGAACGCCGGCTCCAGACGGTCGCGTACCGCAACGGCGTCGGTAACTCGACGAAGCAGGCGCGGCAGTTCATCCTCCACGGCCACGTGGTCGTCGGGGACGCCCGCGTCACGCGCCCGTCGTACAAGGTCGAGACGGCCGAGGAGGACCTCGTCGACTTCGACGAGATCTCCCCGCTCGCCGACGAACTCCACCCCGAACGCGCGGAGGGTCAGTAA